The following proteins come from a genomic window of Bacillota bacterium:
- a CDS encoding alpha-ketoacid dehydrogenase subunit beta — MAVKRMIEAIREALDEEMARDPRVIVLGEDVGVKGGVFVATRGLLEKYGQDRVIDTPLSESGIVGVAVGAAMNGLRPVAEIQFADFIHPAMDQIINEAARIRYRSNGAWGCPLVVRTPYGAGIRGGLYHSQSVEAFFAHVPGLKVVIPSTPADAKGLLKAAIRDEDPVIFLEPKRGYRLIQGEVPEGDFVVPIGPARVAKEGSHLTAVAYGMMLHLTMEAAAEVQQEGISVEVIDLRTLAPLDRTALVESVKKTGRALIVYEDNLTMGMGAEAAAVLAEEALYHLDAPVRRLALPDIPATPFAGVLEDAVLPNAERIAQAMRELARA, encoded by the coding sequence GGGATCCGCGCGTGATCGTGCTGGGCGAGGATGTCGGGGTGAAGGGCGGCGTGTTCGTGGCGACCCGGGGCCTGCTGGAGAAGTACGGCCAGGACCGGGTCATCGACACGCCCCTGTCGGAGTCGGGCATCGTGGGAGTCGCCGTCGGCGCGGCGATGAACGGGCTGCGCCCGGTGGCGGAGATCCAGTTCGCCGACTTCATCCACCCGGCCATGGACCAGATCATCAACGAGGCGGCGCGCATCCGGTACCGCTCCAACGGGGCGTGGGGGTGCCCGCTGGTGGTGCGGACACCGTACGGCGCCGGGATCCGGGGAGGGCTGTACCACTCCCAGTCGGTGGAGGCGTTTTTCGCACACGTGCCCGGGCTGAAGGTGGTCATCCCCTCGACGCCGGCCGACGCGAAGGGCCTTTTGAAGGCCGCGATCCGGGACGAGGACCCGGTCATCTTCCTGGAGCCAAAGCGCGGGTACCGCCTGATCCAGGGCGAGGTGCCGGAGGGCGACTTCGTCGTCCCCATCGGGCCGGCGCGGGTGGCGAAGGAGGGCAGCCACCTCACCGCCGTCGCGTACGGGATGATGCTCCACCTGACCATGGAGGCGGCGGCCGAGGTGCAACAGGAGGGGATCTCGGTCGAGGTGATCGACCTGCGCACGCTGGCGCCGCTGGACAGGACGGCCCTCGTCGAGTCGGTGAAGAAGACGGGCCGGGCGCTCATCGTCTACGAGGACAACCTGACCATGGGAATGGGGGCCGAGGCGGCCGCGGTGCTGGCGGAAGAGGCGCTTTACCACCTGGACGCCCCCGTGCGGCGCCTCGCGCTGCCCGACATTCCGGCCACGCCCTTCGCGGGGGTTCTGGAAGACGCGGTGTTGCCCAACGCGGAACGGATCGCGCAAGCCATGCGGGAACTCGCCCGCGCTTAG